Proteins encoded within one genomic window of Melospiza georgiana isolate bMelGeo1 chromosome 24, bMelGeo1.pri, whole genome shotgun sequence:
- the KIAA0319L gene encoding dyslexia-associated protein KIAA0319-like protein homolog encodes MEKRLEAKPSISTRFLSRYCLGRAVRELGILQLFYLCTCLCASCSSADANWNGSKCELGKILLGGRLTSWAGHHLQLLEGFHTLSSCQTTCCQHPTCDAFWFLENMCIQVNCTMPGTCQANKTGFSDSVLVFLKKSKSTEHLLNFHVEGDGKTWSHKWLDWDIPVQRKKRLRRSLQKWRLADDRVQLLRRDVAENSRSSQSATEHLKDQVLRHLVADRAAPEKEKQKQDLLRNGQNPRELNPRSPILTKSNNVNRSRDADGDLPQVHTGTSAPESSVLATFSSPVALDLTAPGKTEQPGQPGDAHAQLPTASPVPVKSTAKAQAETSVPSGVPTNGSVTTAQSSTAAAPSTAATTPAMKELVVSAGDSVEVTLPKNEVQLNAFVLPEPPPGTTYSYEWELITHPKDYSGVMAEKHSQTLKLSKLTVGLYEFRVVVDGENAHGEGYVNVTVNPKPRVNQPPVAIVSPPFQEISLPTISTLIDGSKSTDDDKIISYHWEELKGPLREEKVSSDTPILTLTNLVPGNYTFSLTVVDSDGASNSTTANLTVKKAVDYPPVANAGPNQVITLPQNSITLYGNQSTDDHSIVSYEWLLSPNSKGKVMEMQGVRTPVLQLSAMQEGDYTYQLIVTDSAGHQSTAEVTVIVQPENNKPPKADAGPDKELTLPVDSTTLDGSKSSDDQKIVFYLWEKTRGPDGVKLENANSSIATVTGLQVGTYEFTLTVKDERNLQSQSSVNVIVKEEINKPPVAKIAGNVVITLPTNTAELDGSKSSDDKGIVSYLWTRDEGSPAAGEVLNNSDHHPVLLLSNLVEGTYTFHLRVTDAKGESDVERTTVEVKPDPRKNNLVEIILDVNVSQLTERQKGMFIRQIGVLLGVLDSDITVQKIQPYTEQSTKMVFFVQNQPPHQIFKGREVAWTLKNELRKQQSDFLIFRALEINTVTCQLNCSEHGRCDSFTKRCVCDPFWMENFLRVQMGDGESNCEWSVLYVIIASFVIVVAFGILSWMVICCCKRRKGKSKRKSKYKILDATDQESLELKPNPKAGGRQKAQVLNTSLMHSESELDSDEAIFTWPDREKGKLLRSQNGSLRNGQLSLKAKGQREEIL; translated from the exons ATGCAAACTGGAACGGATCTAAATGTGAGCTGGGGAAGATCCTGCTTGGTGGCCGTTTGACATCGTGGGCAGGTCACCATTTGCAGCTTCTGGAGGGGTTCCACACTCTGAGCTCCTGTCAGACCACTTGCTGCCAGCACCCCACCTGTGATGCCTTTTGGTTCTTGGAGAATATGTGCATCCAGGTGAACTGCACCATGCCTGGCACCTGTCAGGCCAACAAAACTGGCTTTTCAGATTCTGTCTTggtgtttttaaagaaatcaaaaagCACAGAGCACTTGTTAAACTTCCACGTGGAAGGTGATGGGAAGACTTGGAGTCACAAGTGGTTGGACTGGGATATCCCTGTCCAGAGGAAGAAAAGACTGAGGAGATCCTTGCAGAAGTGGAGGTTGGCAGATGACAGGGTGCAGCTCCTGAGAAGGGATGTGGCAGAGAACTCCAGAAGCAGCCAAAGTGCAACAGAACACTTGAAGGATCAGGTCCTGAGGCACCTAGTGGcagacagagctgctcctgagaaagaaaaacaaaagcaagactTGCTGAGAAATGGGCAGAATCCAAGAGAACTGAACCCCAGAAGCCCAATCCTTACTAAGAGCAATAATGTGAACAGGTCACGGGATGCTGATGGTGACTTGCCCCAG GTCCACACAGGAACATCTGCACCAGAATCCTCAGTGCTGGCTACGTTCTCCAGCCCTGTGGCACTGGACTTGACAGCTCCAGGGAAGactgagcagcctgggcagcctggtGATGCCCACGCtcagctgcccacagccagccctgtgccagtgaAAAGCACAGCAAAGGCACAGGCAGAGACTTCTGTGCCCAGTGGAGTGCCCACCAATGGCAGTGTcaccacagcccagagcagcactgctgctgcccccagcactgctgccaccacgcCAG CTATGAAGGAGCTGGTGGTTTCTGCTGGAGACAGTGTTGAAGTGACCCTGCCAAAGAATGAAGTTCAGCTGAATGCATTTGTGCTTCCTGAGCCACCACCTG GAACCACATATTCCTATGAGTGGGAGCTGATTACTCATCCAAAAGACTACAGTGGAGTAATGGCAGAGAAGCACTCCCAGACCCTGAAGTTGTCTAAG CTTACTGTTGGCCTGTACGAGTTCAGAGTTGTTGTGGATGGGGAGAATGCTCATGGAGAGGGATATGTGAATGTAACAGTGAATCCAA AGCCCCGGGTGAATCAGCCTCCTGTTGCCATCGTGTCCCCACCGTTCCAGGAAATCTCCCTGCCGACCATTTCCACTCTCATCGATGGCAGCA AAAGCACTGATGATGATAAAATTATCAGCTACCACTGGGAAGAGCTGAAGGGTCCCCTGAGGGAGGAGAAGGTTTCCAGTGACACTCCCATACTGACACTGACCAACCTGGTACCTGGGAATTACACTTTCAG TCTGACAGTTGTGGACTCAGATGGTGCCAGCAACTCCACCACTGCCAACCTGACTGTGAAGAAGGCAGTGGATTATCCTCCAGTGGCCAATGCTGGCCCAAACCAGGTGATCACCCTGCCCCAGAACTCCATCACTCTCTATGGCAACCAGAGCACGGACGACCACAGCATCGTCAGCTACGagtggctgctgagccccaacAGCAAAGGGAAGGTGATGGAGATGCAG GGTGTGAGGACACCAGTCTTGCAGCTCTCTGCAATGCAGGAAGGTGATTACACCTACCAGCTCATAGTGACTGATTCTGCTGGGCACCAGTCCACTGCAGAGGTCACTGTGATAGTCCAGCCAG AGAACAACAAGCCCCCAAAGGCAGATGCTGGTCCAGATAAAGAATTGACTCTTCCTGTGGACAGCACCACTCTAGATGGCAGCAAGAGCTCGGATGACCAGAAGATTGTCTTCTATCTTTGGGAAAAAACTCG GGGTCCAGATGGTGTGAAGCTGGAGAATGCCAACAGCAGCATTGCCACTGTCACAGGCCTCCAGGTTGGGACATATGAGTTCACTCTGACAGTGAAAGATGAGAGGAACCTGCAGAGCCAAAGCTCCGTCAACGTCATCGTCAAGGAAG AGATCAACAAGCCGCCCGTTGCAAAGATTGCTGGTAACGTTGTCATCACCTTGCccacaaacacagcagagctggatggaTCCAAGTCCTCTGATGATAAAGGGATTGTCAGCTACTTGTGGACCCGGGATGAGgggagccctgcagctggg GAAGTCTTAAATAATTCAGACCATCATCCTGTCCTCCTCCTGTCCAATCTGGTAGAAGGGACCTACACATTTCACCTCAGAGTAACAGATGCCAAAGGAGAGAGTGATGTGGAAAGGACCACAGTGGAGGTCAAACCTG ATCCTAGGAAAAACAACCTGGTGGAGATAATCCTGGATGTGAACGTGAGCCAGCTGACGGAGCGGCAGAAGGGGATGTTCATCCGGCAGattggggtgctgctgggggtcCTGGACTCAGACATCACCGTGCAAAAGATCCAGCCATACACTGAGCAGAG cACAAAGATGGTGTTCTTTGTGCAGAACCAGCCTCCCCACCAGATATTCAAAGGACGGGAGGTGGCCTGGACGCTGAAGAACGAGCTGAGGAAACAACAGTCAGACTTCCTCATCTTCCGGGCCCTGGAGATTAACACAGTCA CCTGTCAGCTGAACTGCTCCGAGCACGGGCGCTGCGACTCCTTCACCAAGCGCTGCGTGTGTGACCCCTTCTGGATGGAGAATTTCCTCAGGGTGCAGATGGGGGACGGCGAAAGCAACTGCG AGTGGAGTGTGCTGTATGTGATCATTGCATCTTTTGTCATCGTGGTTGCCTTTGGAATCTTGTCGTGGATGGTGATCTGCTGCTGCAAGAG acggaaaggaaaatccaaaagaaaaagcaaatacaaGATTTTGGATGCAACGGATCAGGAAAGCCTGGAGTTAAAACCAAATCCCAAAGCAG